One region of Triticum aestivum cultivar Chinese Spring chromosome 6B, IWGSC CS RefSeq v2.1, whole genome shotgun sequence genomic DNA includes:
- the LOC123134342 gene encoding probable pectinesterase/pectinesterase inhibitor 32 produces the protein MGSTVDVVVALDGSGNYRSISAAVAAAPRKSIVRHVVHIKAGVYNEYVSIGSDVWNITLVGDGMDRTIISGNRSRGGGVKTVDSGTVSVDGRGFVARDLSIENTAGAINHQAVALRSSSDNCAVYRCAITGYQDSLYAKEGKQFYRECRISGTVDFVFGDAAAIFQKCSIIARKPLKGQANVLTAQGRERADGPTGFAFLFCEVLVANDELLHADFAVETFLGRPWQPYSRVVFLKCSLQGFINPKWWLQWEGHTDVDKMFYGEYSNSGPGADVTGRVNWPGFHLLQDAEAANFSVEKFIQGDVWLPATGVEFTPGLGQ, from the exons ATGGGTTCCACCGTAGACGTCGTTGTGGCCCTTGATGGTAGTGGCAACTACCGCAGCATTagcgccgccgtcgctgccgcgccACGCAAGAGCATAGTTAGGCACGTAGTCCACATAAAGGCTGGAGTTTACAATGAATACGTGTCTATAGGCAGCGATGTCTGGAACATCACGCTCGTCGGAGATGGGATGGACCGAACCATTATCTCCGGCAACCGAAGCCGAGGCGGTGGCGTCAAAACGGTGGACAGCGGCACCGTCA GCGTTGATGGCCGGGGCTTCGTAGCCCGCGACCTAAGCATTGAAAATACAGCAGGGGCTATCAATCATCAGGCTGTCGCGCTGAGATCCTCCTCCGACAACTGTGCCGTGTACCGCTGCGCCATCACGGGCTATCAAGATAGCCTCTACGCGAAGGAAGGAAAGCAATTTTACAGGGAGTGCCGCATCTCGGGCACAGTCGATTTCGTCTTCGGCGACGCGGCGGCCATCTTCCAGAAGTGCTCCATCATCGCGCGCAAGCCGCTTAAGGGCCAGGCGAACGTCCTCACCGCGCAGGGACGTGAACGAGCCGACGGTCCGACGGGGTTTGCGTTCCTCTTCTGTGAAGTACTAGTTGCCAACGACGAGCTCCTTCATGCTGACTTCGCTGTCGAAACATTCCTTGGCCGGCCGTGGCAGCCTTACTCCCGGGTGGTCTTCCTCAAGTGTAGTCTCCAGGGATTCATCAATCCAAAGTGGTGGCTCCAATGGGAGGGCCACACCGACGTCGACAAAATGTTCTACGGCGAGTACAGCAACTCCGGGCCGGGCGCCGACGTGACAGGCCGGGTCAACTGGCCCGGGTTTCACCTCTTGCAAGATGCCGAAGCTGCCAACTTCAGTGTGGAGAAGTTCATTCAGGGCGATGTTTGGCTACCGGCCACTGGAGTGGAGTTCACCCCTGGACTTGGCCAGTGA